The DNA sequence CATGGGTGCACCGGCACGATAACCCAGGACAGTGTGTTTCTTTACTGTGTGTCTGCGGCTCTAATGGTACATGTTGAGCATTTCAGTGCATGCAGTTCATGTAAAAACTGCACGTAGGCTGTGGATAGAtaacagaaaaaggaaacaggacaTACTGAGAGATGATTATCGTCTTCGCAGGGCTTATTAACATTTCATAACTGTCTGGTGAGAaccaaaatgtcagcttttcaTGAGCCGAGAAGGACAGCCCTGTTTGCAGCTGATCGACGTGCAGTTTTTCaagtatttcagtgtgtttaaatgtattcatctaAAGGAGGAGGTAAGTAAAATGTGGCTTTTCAGAGGGCGCTGCATAATCTGATGCCTCCAATGATGACACTCAGGGATGTCATTATGGATCCTGTCGCATTTCTTGTAGTACCGTTCTCCATGCCTGACTCAAACCAGTGACTCCAACAGTAGCACAGGTTGCTCATGTTTTTCTTGCGGTTCTGTTTTATGTCTTCTGCGGCTCCCCTTGGGCGCACTCATCCTTCAAGAGCCACTCATTGCTGCaagagtgtctctgggcttgACACCCAGCCTGTTCGCTTCACCTAACGAGCTCAGAGACACAAAGtggtcggtgtgtttactggggaaactgcTATAATTTAACTGTGACAAATGTGTATGTTGTCTATGACATAGCGGAAACCATTTGCTGCCCCGTGTGACCGTAAGTCCCTTCTGTCTCCAGGTATTCGTTCATGGGACGTCGACTTAAAATCCTGCAACCTGAACCTCTTCCTCCAGGAGTTTCTCTCCCACCACACAGCGTCTTTCAAGGGTGCAGGTCAGTAACTGTGTTGATTTGACTCCTCGCCCAAACTCTCAGACCCTGTATCCCGCAGATAAAAAAGGCCCGTCACCATGGTAACCCACCCAGTTTGTCCGGTCAGAGGTCAacgaggaaggaaggaaggaaggaaggaaagtgCAGGAGCAGTTGGTGATTGTTAAACATGGGTGGACCCTCTGGACAGAGAACAATAGAGATCTGTGCCACCTCTTTTTATGCATGTGTTGCAGTATTTTAGTTTGCAGAGTCAAGGACAAACAGGGAATGTGTTGAAAACGCAGAAAGACATCAGAGTCAGATAGTCGTATTACAGCTGAGCtgtgaggtgaggaggtgatgaACACAGACAAGAACAGACACATCTCTTTTCACAGAGCACAAAATGGCAGCCAAGTACAAACTGTTAGATTAGAAAATATGTCACTCAGACACAGAGTAAGGCTGGGTACATTTGTGCAATTTGGTCAGGAAAAAATAACCTTAGCCTTTATGCAAAGCTAAGATAATGAATTACACACTGAATCACAAGGATGTCTTACAATTGAACTTaaactgaaatgtgaaagaTGTCATTCAGtgcaactgatttttttctttctgacttgaatcaaagacaaagaaactTTTGTACTTATATGGGTCATTATTTTCCAGTCGGCTTTGTCCGCCTCTGTATCCTCAAACGTTGATCCAGCTCTCCTCAGACAGGAGTTAACTTGGCATCTCAGCCTCAGACAATCCCTCTGACTCAGCTGTTCCactcttcttccttcctcttttttcactCGGGAGGTCGATCACCCGCCCAGTTATCCCAGTTCGGTTTCACACTGACCTCTTTGAGTTCAACTCCCATTTGTGTCGGGCTTCGGATCTGTTGGCTCGTTTCCAAACTCCCTCGGCTCTGAAtttttccctctcttgtttGCCTCCCTTTGTCTTGCTGCCTGCctgtccttcttttttttctattctttgttttttctctctgcctcttcagGGCAGAAGTGTCTGCGCCACAGTACCAGAGTGTTGGACACTCAGGTGCTGATCAGTCCATCTCAGGAACAGGTTCATTCAGAGGTGAGGGGGGAGAAATCCTGGGTGCTTCACCAAGTTACTGGAAGATAGCTGACCAGGACAAGTGTTAACAATGATGCAGTTTGTGCCCTAAATATATTAATTTTACAATGATATAAATAGAAATCAgacaaaaagtcacatttaagatgctgttGTCACCAAATGTTTGGTATTTCTGCTTCAAAAGTTAAAACTGTTCTTGCTGTTAGAACTTATggaaaaatgattaattttcCATCTGTCTGGTCCTGGCAGGTGTCGGCTCTGCTGTCCAGGGATTCGGCCCATAAGCTGCTGATCTTGGCCGGCCAGAGTGTGGAGGACAGTGGAGACCTGCTGTTTCACAGAGGACTGTTCTCACCAGAACACCTGAAACAGATACTGACAGAGCAGGTACGACAGTGACTCCCATCTGTCTGTAACTGTATTAATGATTCTGGTCATGCTTGCTTTGTACATGGTAATGAAAAAGATCATAAATCTCTAGCATGACTGCTGAAGAACTGCTCTGTCTTTAGTTCCTAGATCAAGAGAACTCCTCCTCCAAACTCAGTCTGACTTTGAGTTGTCCCAACATTGGCCAGTGGAGGAAGACTCTCCTGGGAAACCAGCCTCTGCAGGGTCCTTTCACACTGCACATCAATCCCCCAGAGGTGCTGCCTGCCATGGAGGCCCTGGGGGAATTCACCTCCCTCATCTCTGGTACCCTCTCCCCTCCGTCTCCCTTCGATCTCCTGCCTCCTCCCACCACGGTGGGTTTTCTCAAGCTGTCTCGCCCCTGCTGCTACGTGTTCCCTGCCGGCCGTGGCGACTGTGCCTTTTTTGCTGTCAACGGGTTCACGGTGCTGATGGACGGCGGCTCGGACTCTCAGGCTTGTTTCTGGAAGCTGGTCCGCCACCTCGACCGAGTTGATGCAGTTTTGATAACGCACGTTGGGACAGAGAACCTCCCTGGGGTCAACGTCTTCCTGGAGAGGAAGGTGGCGGAGTTGGAGCTGAGCTCTGATGTCAAAGGTAAGAGGTTGAGTCAGGTCTATTCATGCTGTACAGCCCAAAATCTCACATTTGCCTCAAAGGGCTTTACAGTCTGCTCAGTATACATCACCTTCTATACTTCTAGACCTTTGAAGGGAATAACTCTCCTTGAATGACTAAGGGAAGACCTTAGAAAGAGCAACAGTGGAGGGTTTCCTGGTGCTGTTTCTGATTTATCATGATAAAACGATGTCAGGAGATATCTCTTCAGTCCTCTCCTCTttatgtgtttctctgtgtctctttatcttcttttatCTGAACAGATGACTCCTCTAAGAGGCTTATCTCCCCAGAGCTTGGAGTTGTGTTCTTTAACGCCCCTAGCAGGTTGCAGCTGGAAGATCAGCCCTGTGAGTGATGCATTCAAACCCTACAGCAGTACAGTACGTCTCTGTTAACCAACCAGTTTTCTGCAAATcacatatatatacattgaAACTTTATGTTCCAACTTTTCCTCTCTTTGGATTCAGTTTTCTAATGTGTCTTGTGGCAACACCGTACTTACAGTCTTttcaggtttaggcaccaaaaaacacttggacagggttaggaaaacataatgttttgttttagagCCTGTTTTTTGTCTACAAACATGACTGTAAATGTCCAGAATTCCCATTTCTAATGTGAATGATTTCTGTGCAGTAAAGTTATCATTCTTCTTCTCAGGTGTGGACAGTGTATTGAAGAGCACACAGCAGGCGGCTCTAACCCTCCACTTGTTAAAGAAGTTAGAAATCAGACCACAGCCATTGTTTCGACCACAAGGGATCCCCATTGAGCCACTAACCCTGTTCCAGAAGATGGGAGTGGGGCAGCTGGATTTATACATCCTCAACCCCGGCAAGAACAGTCAGGAGTACCAGACATTCATGCAGAACTGGCCCGATGCTGTGTCAGCATCCAAATCCCAAACTCTCCCTCTCACCGCGCTGGCCTCAGTGTGTGCGCTGCTTGTGTGGCACCCAGCGTGTCCCCAGGAGAAGGTGGTCAGGGTGCTGTTCCCCGGTGCCACCCCACAGGCAAAGCTGCTGCAGGGGCTGGAGAAGCTGAAAGGGCTGGCCTTCCTCCAGAAACCTACTGTGACGACCGGGGATCTGGAGAGGCTCGGAGAGGACAAAACGCCCAAGAGGACGGAGAGCCAGGACAGTGTTAAGTCTCAAGGGAAGGAGTCAATGCTGAAACACGGAAAAGATCGGGGAGgtaaagaggaggggaaaggaaaACTGTTTAACGGAGTCGCTGCAAGAGATGCTGATAAAGCCAGAGTCAAAGAGGCAGGTGTCAAGAACAAAGCAGCATCTTCAGAGAAAAATACTTCAAAGAAAGGAGCAGGTAAGGATGGGAAAAAGGAGGATAAGCCTGGcaataaagaggaaaacagtGTCGCGAGGCATGATCAGGGGAAAAGGGATGTTCTCACTCCAAAACCAAAGAATGACAATAAAACTAAACTCAAAAAGGACGCAAAAAATGACTCCAAAACAGgggggaagaaaacaaaaaaagggtcAGGAAAGGATGCAAATAATGGAAAGAAGGTGAATGTAAATGCAGAGTTGCCAAATAATAACTCAACGAAACCCGATTCTGGGAATGTGTTAGGAATATCAGAGACAGAGGGACTCgatgcagagcagcagaaacaaaaaacagagaaagagtcTGAAGAGAACCCCTGTGGCTCGAAAATGTCTACCCCTGAGGACATGACAGCTGACTTTCTTAAGCTCAGGGAGGAAACTGCggcacaggtggaaacagcagataaaggagagcagagaggcagcgAGTCCGGAAATGAAAAGAGCCTCGGAGACCTGAGCAAAGCGGCTGACACACTCGAGGAAGAAGCCGGAGGTCGTGCGGGAATAATGGAAGGAGAGAGTGGTGATAATGGAGTGCGGGGCAAGGAGTGGACTGGAGAGAAAGCTCTAGAAGACCAGCCTGGAAATGCTTGTAAACCAGCAAAGGTTGTAGGATTCCCATCCCCCTTGAATAAGGCACCAACAAATGAGTGCTCAGTCCAGTTCGACATAACCCCGACTGAATACACGCTCCTGGACGGGGCTTTGAGGAGCAGCCCTCCCTCCAGATCCTCTCCAGAGAACCAGGCACCAGTCAGCCCTGACGAGGAGACGGTAGAGCCAGCATCCCCTGATTCACGGCCCAACAGCGCCGGCCACACTCCTTACTGTCTGTCCCCAGATGATGTGTGGTGCAACAGAGCCACTCTCAGCAGGTTACAGGCCCAGATGGGTAACACAGAGTCAGCTGATGTCAACGATTCATCCAAGCAGAGTGAGGGGCAGTTAAACCAGAACAGAACCACTCCAGAGAGCCACTCAAACCCCAGAGAGAAGCACCTGAGTTTCCTTTCTTTGGGTTCATTTAAAGAAGGCTCTTCAgacccctctccgtctctcactACCACCACTACTACACACTCAATGCCGGCAGAGGTGAGCTCGCCTCAGTCCACCGAGGTAGATGAGTCACTGTCCATGTCCTTAGAGCAGGGAGCAACCCCTGTGAGCCAGAGAGATGGGGATGACAGCGTTCATCACTCCAGCTCCAATGGAGGCCATTTTGTTGGGATGTCTTTACCAATGAAGAAGCCTCCGAGATCTGTAGGGCAGGGTTTTGAGATGGGCCGGCCTCCGGCTCCTAACACACTTCATTTTGAGGCGTCAGCTCATGACGTGGATCTATGTCTGGTGTCTCCCTGCGAGTTCAAGCATTTCAAACCAGCAGACTCCAGCTCAGGTGCGAGCGAGTCCCCCAGAGGAGCTTTTGCTCAACATCATCagggcaacaacaacaacaaccccaAAGACACATCGCCCAGCGATTCAAACGCCCCCGTCTGCACGGAGGACTGCCCCTCCACCACGGCAGACGGAGTCCTGGACTCAGATGAGGATGAGTCATGTAGTGAACCGTCTAACTCCCCCCATGACCTCCACACCAGCCAGGCTCTGCCCCAGgaccctcctcctgcccctctcAGGGACAGTCCTCCCCTGCCCCCTCATCCAGACGCCTCCATGCCCGTTCCTCAGTCTGAGTCTGATGCTAATGGGAAGAGGGCAAAAGCCACTGGCACACGAGGGAAAAAATCGCCAGCGGTGAGTTTGTCTCATTAGCACTGACAAGAAGGATGTTTATGTAATTCGGTGCATTAGTTCATGTGTGCATTTAAGATAAATCGTTTGGTTAAATGtcttatttgtaagaaaagttgatccCAACTCAGCAAATGCCCTCCAATTCCAATACtgaaagcagacattttgagatGACTTTTAATgcatatacatgtaaatattttgtttattatgatTCTGTGAGGCTGAAGctattgtttgttattttggctACAGTGAAATCCTCCTCAagttcaattttgttttttgtcaccaGGTTACTGAGGCCTCCCAAAGATCAGGCTCAGGGAAAAGCAGGGCAGGGAGTGGAGTCCTGAAGGGGAATGCCTCGTCTACTCGAACGCCTTCCTCCAGCCCCCGTTCAGCACCAGCAAAATCCTCACCCAATCCAGGTATAAGGCGTAAAATGTAGACGATATAGAGAACTGTTAATAGTTTTGTACTTTGCGAACGCGCATGTATCCATAGTTGGTGTCAACTGAACCACTCTCTCCTGTCCCAGGCTCTAAGTCTACCTCTGCCGGAGAAGTCAGCGTATACGTTGACCTGGCCTATATTCCCTCCGGAGGCTCCTCTTCTATGGTCAACGTGGACTTCTTCAGATGTGTTCGCTCGTCTTGTTACATCGTCAGCGGCGACAGtccagagagagaagagctgtTGAGGCATACGCTAGACGCATTACTGGATAGCAAGATATCCTGGCCTGAGACTATGCAGGTAAGAAACGCACTAGAATGGCGACGCACTAGAGCGCGTACATCTGCCCAAGGTTAAATAGTGtccttttgtactcactcatagataccagccacctacaGTCaatatgcctgattttttttgttatcttaaGCATGCATCAAAACAGTGGATCCATGTCAATCTGTCAGGGGACCTGAGAAGAAGCTGGTTTGAAACTGGATCCCGAATTGAAACCTAtccatgtttctctgcagctgctgaaaaaaaacttttgatgtGAACAGCTTGGTCAAAGTGCTGGGCATCTCCCCTTTTcacctcccttttctttttcctttctttcaggTGACAGTCATCCCCACCTTTGAGTCGGTGGCGATGCAGGAGTGGTACCAGCAGACcctggacagacagaaggagctGGGCATCAGCGTGCTGGGCTCTAACAGCACTGTCGCCATGCAGGATGAGACCTTTCCCGCCTGCAAGATAGAGTTTTGAGGCAGACTCTTGGGATCCAGCGACGGAGGATGGATGGTGATCCTGAGCTGAAGAATGGAAACGTGTGGGACAGTCGAAGAAAGTTAAAAGGAAATTTTCTGGCCCTTTTCTGCATGAACGCATCTGAGTGGGTAATGACGGGATGTTCACCCCATCCCCTCCTGGTTAATCTCTTCTTTGTGGGCTCCTTTTGCACCAGAAAGCCCTTATTTGTCTTGATCCAAGAGAACACACGTTCCCGTGGGGAGTTTTTGCATGAATTTCTGTTACCCATGACCCTGTGCGAAACAGGAGAGGTGATCACACTGGCTGCAGGAGAAGCACGTCGGGCTGCATATGTGCATCCACATGAAAGCTGATGTTGTAGATTAGTCAATGTAGTTTGCATATGTGGGGTTAAAAGTGCTATGTTTGGGCTTGTTTTCTCAATACAGTCAGCACTGTGGTATGATCGCAGGCTGTGCAACGTTTAAAGAGTGAATTCGCAGCTTTTAATGCAACATTTATCTTTATGTTAATTAATTTGCTTTGAATTCAGCAAATtaaaccactgaaaacacttgttGGTTTATGAAAAGCACTtagcacattttatttctattatttacTCAACTTATATTTGTCTGACGGGCACAGAAGatgattaaactgtaaaaaaaaaagagagtgacaTTTTACCtgtaatgacatcacagtggtgGTCAGGTGCTTGTTGTGAGCGCTGTGTGCAGATTTGAGGTGAACTGTGTTGTAACTGCTTTACGAAATATCGCACCACCGTGACCTGACTCGACGTATCTGACGCGACTGATAATCACCCGCTGGCTCTGAGATTAATGGATCCGCACAGACAAATCTGTCGGCAGGGATTAGAGCACCAGATTAAAATTGATGGCATTACAGCAATCATCTCATTAACTATCGCAAATTAATTGTAATCCATTACGAGTGCTTAAAATCATACTAATCAGGAGCCAGACAGCGAAATAGATGTTAAAGTGATGACATGTACTCTGATTGTGAATATGATCATAAGCTTATTGTGGACTCATATTTTGCACAGCGTTAATTCATGGTGCAGTCACAGTGGGTGGTAACAGCAGCTTTCCACATTGTAGTTTGTACATATACGAATTAATCAGAAATCAGATTCTATTTATATTTAGCACAAAGTAATCTTGAAAATGAAACTACTGAATTGCTGTACTAATATCAGGAatgctttagtttttttaagTCTTCTGGATTGATGTACATCATTGAGTAACAGTTAAAGGGAAAAACAGTGTCCCTGCTATTCCAATTAATTCCTCGCATGACAGCATAGAATTTGACATATATTATGGATAGATTTACCAAATATAAATGGCTAATAAATTGATATTTACttgaatttaaaggtgcactttgtagtttaggggaagaaatttaaatcagaagagaaagagaaagattttcattgggcctaaatgaataaactgaccttaaaggacgacacagtttcatagcgttttcctttgtttatatgtggcggaccctgccacctctctagcttccTAGGTGTCCTAGGACTCtcgttttcctctgagaacagatgGGTAATTCAGCTAAATttatacatttgtattattacctcattaacattgtaaagattaaaatctgagtttgaatttcttctccgaAATTACATGGTGTCCCTCTAAATCGTGGTCCACAGAGCCAACTGCAAACACCTGCTTTGGTTAGATGCAAGAAGAGCAGATGTTATATtctgatgaaatgtaaataatcaacGACTGATTACCCCGTTCctaaaaacatgaatgtgacGTACAGTACAGAGTTTCCTCAATACCAAAGCACGAGACTGCAAAAAGACACCACTGACCGTTTTCTTCTGCTCCGTCTGAATGCTGCCTcagaatacagaaaaagaaatcgTCATTTTGATTCTCAGATcatctaaaatatattttgtaattaTATAAATGCACTGTTACACTTTTATCATCAGAGattatgtcatttttcattttctgtttgtgtcacacGTGTTGTCCAACCTTAATTCATCAATCGTGCCCCCAAATTCtccacaaatgtattttttctgcaAAAGGCCACCAGATTAAATGATGAATCGTGGTGTCGAACCAGATCTGTAATCATGGGTCAACAATTACTTTCACCCCACAGTAGCTGAAGTGAACCGTAACTATGTGTATGTGTCCCGCATGTATAAACTAATGTATGTAGCCTACTGTATGTTGTTTCATTCATGATATTCATGAAGACAGAGAGCAAAGCACTGTGGGATAGCGGGATGGTTGggttaaaaggaaaaaaaaccctgtctcTGCTGGGATCAACGTTGGTAACATTTCACTTTGTCTGTAAGCGCATACTGTAACAAAATGTGTGGGTTGTGGGGCCGGCAGtaatgtgtgaaataaagaaTGTGCATCACCATCCAGACATGTCTGTCGAGAATCATGGAAGTGCAAATTCTTAATGCGGACCTTGAAGTAAATAAGTTATCCTGCTCACTAATAGCAGAAACATCTCAGCAACAAAGCCGGACATAGACATGAAACTAttatatacatacaaacaaatgtaCAAGACAGAAGACATAAGTTATATAAAGTAACAATGTCAATGTAAAAGTCAGGTGGAAAGGTAAAGGGACACTTACATACATCTCTTGCCACTAGTTACTGTAGTGTTTAGATCAGTAATACAGTATTAGTTACAGTATTAAGTTGAAAAAAGATTCGATTGAGGACTATCTGCACTGAATACTGACCTACTGAGTGCACATCCTGTTCCTGAACAACGGAAAattaactttttgttttaacttgatGCTTTTTCCTTATTGTCTTGACCAGGGCTTCAGTGTATATATAGATAAGTCTACCCAACATCAGTTGTTAAAGTTAAAATTAGCTTTACACTGacaacattaaatgaaaatattccaaTAGCATATAAATATGTGATGAGTACAAACATTTTGCATAATGAGtatgtttactttttatattcaaagttcattttgctgctggttttctttctgtgtaccttaaaaaaaaatcctgaaatcATTAGACCTACCTCACATTCTGctcactttcatttttacagccTATTTCACTGTAGTGGGTGTAATCTGGAACATCCTGAAGGGTTGGTCATCATAATAAAAACTACactttcacttctgtttttagAGACTCGCCGGAGCTGAACCACTGCGACCAGCTACACTTAACTGAAACACTTCTACTGCAGGTGAGTTTGATAATATTCACCTTCATACTGCTAAAGTcagattaaaacagaaacagctcagAACTGTGAGGTTGGTCCATTATCATATGTAAATATAGATTGATTATGTGTGGGTTTTTTGCCTTCATCTAGTGGAAAATGGATTGGTTTCACTTTCTTCTCGAGGCTGAAAGCACATGGAGAGCGtttgaaataacatttcacaCTTCAAGTCACATGAAAatccttcttgtgtttttgaggAAACTATGCATCAGTGGAAATCTGTCACTTTGTGTTAAACACATTGAACGACTCGTATGCACAGCAGGCTTTATTCAAGGATGCAAGGATCTTGCCCTATCAGGGTGTTGCCTGAAGCTGTTTCAGTTCATCTGCCACGTGATCATAACATCACTGTGATTACCAAGTATACAGAATATGAAGGCTTCTTTGTCAGTCATCACTTTGATTTATTATCCTTTAAATGGAGAATAAATACAGCAGgctcaaatattaaaaactgcTGCATCCTCAGGTCTTCCCTCCATCATGTCTGCCGTCACATCCAGCCTGTCTAGAGATCAGCAGAGCAAACTGCTCTCCCTCCTCGGTCATGTCAGACTCCACCTGCTCTACAAAGCCAGCGTCCACGGCTTCACCGCTGCTGCTTTCCACGGCCGCTGTGACAAACAGGGGCCCACCGTCATCGTCGCCTACAACGCTGCTGGGTTCGTCTTTGGGGCTTACACCTCCAAGGACTACACCCAGAGCGGTGCGGACGTCAATGACGAGCAGGCCTTCCTCTACAACATCCGTGCACAGGAGGACAAACCACTGAGGGTGGCAGGTATCAGTGGACAGTGTGCCTTCACAGATGTAGCCACAGGTCCGAATTATGGTGCTTTGGTGTTCCTGCATGAGGACAAACCCGCGTTCCAGTCCAACCCGGGAACAAGCTTCCACTTTCAGGGTGCAGCGCTGCACGGAGACAACTTGGTGCTGACTGAGTTTGAAGTGTATCGAGCTGAAGGTGTGTGACGATCAGCACTGACTCTTATTGAATATAGGAAGGTTATTTTATCCACACTCCTGCAGTCACCCTCTCTAGTACGTAactggtcctttttttttttttttagctcctgATGACATGATTCACATCTGCAAGTTAACTGACAAAGAATGGCAGTTTCTTACAGTGGACTGTAGTGAACGCCATCATGTTAAATGAatctatttctgtttattttcacttgcAGGTTTAGGAAGTCTCCTGCCCAAACCCTGGAGGAACATGCAGTGGACTGCTGAGTACGTACACGTGAAACTTTTAGTCCCAGAAACAGGGAAAAGGAAAACCAGGAAAAAGTTCCGTTAGGCTGTTGTTGTCTGCATTTCCATCACGTCTACAGGCACATGAAGAGTTTCTGAAGAATTAATTTTAGCATGTGATTCACTGTTGAAGTCACGAGTACCTACTATGATCCCTCTATGGTAGATTTAACAGGATAAACTGCCCTCTGGGAGCACAAAACATGGCAAAGTGCACTCTCTTCTCTAGGAATATATCATAACTTTCTGTGAAATGGTGgttgccaaaataaaacataagtaCTCAACCAAGCAAAGTCAGCACTGAAAGCCCCACCCTCAAAGTATCACTACCCCGTTCAGAGGCTTTTCACCTGCGGTGCACCGTGACAAACTGTGTTCATTATCAACAAAACTATCTGAACCCTCTTCGGTTCATGTCTTCATGATGTTTCTCTTCCCTCcaggaaaaagcagcagctgatgaagaAGATCCAGAACTATAAGTCTgatattaaaacagttaaacaaGCCCGGGTGGTGTTGGTGGGGCGCGTCGGGGCCGGCAAGTCCAGCTTCTTCAACTCCATCAGCTCTGCGTTTCGAGGCAACATGACGTCCCAGGCCATCGCCGGCATAGCAGCCAGCAGTGTGACCACTCAGGTACCAGCACAGACCCCTACGTAGGGTAAAGGGCCCAATAAAGTTTCCCATTCATTGACTGCTTGCAAAATTTAATGAGTTACACTTCATGTCTCTTCTGTAGTTCCGCACCTACACCATCACGGCAGGGAAAGGCGGTGAAGCCCTCCCTCTGATGCTGTGTGACACAATGGGGCTGGAGGAAAAACCTGATTCTGGTTTGGACATTGAGGACTTGGTCAACATCTACAAGGGCCACGTAAAGGATCGCTACCAGGTCTTCTGCATAATTACCTAATTATCTACAGTTTCTTGTGTGACTGATTACGTGGTCCTAATGATTCCGCCTCTTGCTTCATGTTTGTCCTCAGTTCAGTCCCTCCGCTCCGATCCTGGCGGATTCTCCAGGCTACAGGCAGAAAGTGACTCTGAACGACAAGATTCACTGTGTGGTGTACGTGGTCGACGCCAGCCAGGTCTCGATCCTCACACAAAAAATGATCGACAAGTTCACTGCCATCAGAAAAAAGACCAACCAGCTGGGTGAGGAGctaataatgaataatgttattttagcatttttaaaaatttttttttatgatatttcgTTCTAATTTGTGACAAAAACTGAGGCCTAAAACACATGAACTGTATTTCTTTCTTGCTGTAATAACTCACTTTCCTCCTAGGGGTCAGTAAGCTTTCACTTTATCTTTCCAGCTATTTCAAatctgctcttttctttctcttctgttcccTCTCGCAGGACTTCCTCAGATTCTGCTGATGACCAAAGTAGACGAGGCCTGTCCGCTGGTGGCGGAGGACTTAAAGAATGTTTATCACAGTGTTTTCATCCAGAGAAAGGTAAAATACTTCATACTGAGGTGGAAAccttgttcttgtttgtttttcgtaACTTCATCCatctgcatttctttctttctttcttttttctttctttcaggcCCGGGAGTTGAGCGAGTCTCTCGGCATCCCCCTGTCCTGTGTGCTGCCAGTGAAGAACTACAgcgaggagctggagctggaccAGGACACTGACATACTGCTGTTTTCTGCCGTGGAGCAGATGCTGAACTACGCAGACAGCTTCTTTGAGAACCAGGTTGTTGAGGACCAAGCGGTGAATGATCAGGCGGAGCTCTACAGGTCCAGTGATCATCTCAAAGCAGACTTATCAGGACGCATCGTTTAAAAGGcagaaactcaaaataatgagtcGGTTGGTCAAATATATTCAATATGTTCGAGTGAATCCATTTATTTG is a window from the Acanthopagrus latus isolate v.2019 chromosome 16, fAcaLat1.1, whole genome shotgun sequence genome containing:
- the LOC119004822 gene encoding microtubule-associated protein 1S-like isoform X1; the encoded protein is MLKQLDFRHFFHAASLVGSFLLIKANTNIHIESFCSVSSIIQPLPSRPLMHKCIPSHRPPVCDLSVIKAAVSLAVRSMTSHPNCRLPNMASSRVPEREVREEPRRAATANLDFSLHKHSLLIIVGRTAHLRQTGHICGDIERGIRSWDVDLKSCNLNLFLQEFLSHHTASFKGAGQKCLRHSTRVLDTQVLISPSQEQVHSEVSALLSRDSAHKLLILAGQSVEDSGDLLFHRGLFSPEHLKQILTEQFLDQENSSSKLSLTLSCPNIGQWRKTLLGNQPLQGPFTLHINPPEVLPAMEALGEFTSLISGTLSPPSPFDLLPPPTTVGFLKLSRPCCYVFPAGRGDCAFFAVNGFTVLMDGGSDSQACFWKLVRHLDRVDAVLITHVGTENLPGVNVFLERKVAELELSSDVKDDSSKRLISPELGVVFFNAPSRLQLEDQPCVDSVLKSTQQAALTLHLLKKLEIRPQPLFRPQGIPIEPLTLFQKMGVGQLDLYILNPGKNSQEYQTFMQNWPDAVSASKSQTLPLTALASVCALLVWHPACPQEKVVRVLFPGATPQAKLLQGLEKLKGLAFLQKPTVTTGDLERLGEDKTPKRTESQDSVKSQGKESMLKHGKDRGGKEEGKGKLFNGVAARDADKARVKEAGVKNKAASSEKNTSKKGAGKDGKKEDKPGNKEENSVARHDQGKRDVLTPKPKNDNKTKLKKDAKNDSKTGGKKTKKGSGKDANNGKKVNVNAELPNNNSTKPDSGNVLGISETEGLDAEQQKQKTEKESEENPCGSKMSTPEDMTADFLKLREETAAQVETADKGEQRGSESGNEKSLGDLSKAADTLEEEAGGRAGIMEGESGDNGVRGKEWTGEKALEDQPGNACKPAKVVGFPSPLNKAPTNECSVQFDITPTEYTLLDGALRSSPPSRSSPENQAPVSPDEETVEPASPDSRPNSAGHTPYCLSPDDVWCNRATLSRLQAQMGNTESADVNDSSKQSEGQLNQNRTTPESHSNPREKHLSFLSLGSFKEGSSDPSPSLTTTTTTHSMPAEVSSPQSTEVDESLSMSLEQGATPVSQRDGDDSVHHSSSNGGHFVGMSLPMKKPPRSVGQGFEMGRPPAPNTLHFEASAHDVDLCLVSPCEFKHFKPADSSSGASESPRGAFAQHHQGNNNNNPKDTSPSDSNAPVCTEDCPSTTADGVLDSDEDESCSEPSNSPHDLHTSQALPQDPPPAPLRDSPPLPPHPDASMPVPQSESDANGKRAKATGTRGKKSPAVTEASQRSGSGKSRAGSGVLKGNASSTRTPSSSPRSAPAKSSPNPGSKSTSAGEVSVYVDLAYIPSGGSSSMVNVDFFRCVRSSCYIVSGDSPEREELLRHTLDALLDSKISWPETMQVTVIPTFESVAMQEWYQQTLDRQKELGISVLGSNSTVAMQDETFPACKIEF